A genome region from Chlorogloeopsis sp. ULAP01 includes the following:
- a CDS encoding histidinol-phosphate transaminase, whose product MLPFIRSDLALFTAYKPHPGSDTAQPVSATQVDRLDTNESPYDLPFELKEKLAWTYQQVIETNRYPDGAHEELKSAIAEYVNESADLSSPIFTTTNISVGNGSDELIRSLLIATCLGEGSILVANPTFSMYAILAKTLGISVVEVNRNETNFEINLEAAQAAIEQTHNPPIRAVFVVHPNSPTANALTATEIAWLKSLPEQILVVIDEAYFEFSQITVVNELLQRSNWVVLRTFSKAFRLAAMRVGYCVAHPELIAILEKIRLPYNLPSISMAGALVALHNRKLLLDSVSQTLKERAKLIETLSQQPELQVWDSATNFIYLRLKPTASQTQDTTLKALNQQLKANGTLVREIYGGLRITIGTPDENTRTLNNLQVALANLKL is encoded by the coding sequence ATGCTGCCATTCATCCGCTCAGATTTAGCTCTATTTACTGCTTATAAACCCCACCCTGGGAGCGATACAGCCCAACCAGTCTCAGCAACTCAGGTTGATCGTCTAGATACTAATGAAAGTCCTTATGATTTGCCTTTTGAGTTAAAAGAAAAGCTGGCATGGACATATCAGCAGGTAATAGAGACAAATCGTTATCCCGATGGCGCTCATGAAGAACTAAAAAGCGCGATCGCTGAGTATGTTAACGAATCAGCAGACTTATCCTCACCTATTTTTACTACTACTAATATTTCCGTTGGGAATGGTTCAGATGAGCTGATCCGTTCGTTATTAATTGCCACTTGTCTAGGAGAAGGTTCTATTCTCGTTGCTAATCCCACTTTTTCTATGTATGCGATTTTGGCGAAAACTTTGGGAATTTCAGTCGTAGAGGTGAACAGAAATGAAACGAATTTTGAAATTAATTTAGAAGCAGCACAAGCAGCCATAGAGCAAACTCACAATCCTCCTATCCGGGCAGTTTTTGTAGTTCATCCCAATTCCCCTACCGCCAATGCTTTAACCGCAACAGAAATAGCATGGTTAAAAAGTTTGCCAGAGCAAATTTTAGTGGTAATTGACGAAGCTTATTTTGAATTTAGTCAAATTACCGTAGTCAATGAATTGTTACAGCGCTCTAACTGGGTAGTATTGCGTACATTTTCTAAGGCTTTCCGGTTAGCCGCTATGCGCGTTGGTTATTGCGTTGCCCATCCTGAGCTAATTGCAATATTAGAAAAGATTCGCCTACCCTACAATCTTCCCAGTATCTCAATGGCTGGGGCATTAGTTGCTTTACATAACCGTAAACTGTTGCTAGATTCAGTGTCGCAAACTTTAAAGGAACGAGCCAAACTAATTGAAACTTTATCACAGCAACCAGAACTGCAAGTTTGGGACAGTGCGACTAACTTCATCTATTTACGTTTGAAACCAACTGCTTCTCAAACACAAGACACCACATTAAAAGCACTGAATCAACAACTTAAAGCTAATGGTACTCTTGTACGAGAAATTTATGGTGGATTGAGAATTACTATTGGAACTCCTGACGAAAACACCCGCACTTTGAATAACTTGCAAGTTGCTCTAGCAAATCTCAAATTATAA
- a CDS encoding YqiA/YcfP family alpha/beta fold hydrolase, which produces MSSEYIYLHGFASSPHSAKAQYISDRFAECNIKLQIPDLNFGNFSHLTITRQINQVAAEFCQKTPVTLIGSSLGGLTAAHLGQKYLQVEKLVLLAPAFGFLSHWLPTLGDEKIQRWQQEKYLMVYHYGEEKSLPLSYDFITDAVQYKEENLQRPIPTLILHGKNDEVIPIQASYDFTKLRPWVKLVEIDSDHALGNVMAEIWQAIRQFCQLP; this is translated from the coding sequence ATGTCTAGTGAATATATTTACCTTCATGGCTTTGCATCCAGTCCTCATTCTGCCAAAGCTCAGTACATAAGCGATCGCTTTGCAGAATGCAATATCAAGTTGCAAATTCCTGATTTGAATTTTGGGAATTTTTCTCATCTCACAATTACGCGGCAAATCAATCAAGTCGCCGCAGAATTTTGCCAAAAGACACCAGTAACTCTCATTGGTTCAAGTTTAGGTGGCTTAACTGCTGCCCACTTAGGGCAAAAATATTTACAAGTAGAAAAACTTGTTTTGTTAGCACCAGCTTTTGGATTTTTATCCCATTGGTTACCAACTTTAGGAGATGAAAAAATCCAACGTTGGCAGCAAGAAAAATATTTAATGGTTTATCACTATGGGGAGGAAAAATCCCTACCTCTAAGTTATGATTTCATAACAGATGCTGTTCAATACAAAGAAGAAAATTTACAACGTCCTATTCCCACCCTGATTTTGCACGGAAAAAATGATGAAGTTATTCCAATTCAAGCCAGTTACGATTTTACGAAACTTCGTCCCTGGGTAAAGTTAGTGGAAATTGACAGCGATCACGCTTTAGGTAATGTCATGGCAGAAATTTGGCAAGCAATTAGACAGTTTTGCCAGCTACCTTAA
- the gor gene encoding glutathione-disulfide reductase, which produces MTYDYDLFVIGAGSGGLAASKRAASYGAKVAIAEQDLVGGTCVIRGCIPKKLMVYSSHFPALFHDAAGYGWKVGEAELDWEYLITAIDKEVRRLSHLHITYLEKAGVELIPSRATLVDPHTVEVDGRKVTADKILIAVGGRPVKPELPGMEYGITSNEMFHLKEKPKHIAVIGAGYIGTEFTCIMRGLGCEVTQIIRKELILKGFDEDIRTNIQEGMTNHGIKIIQNTVVETVEKVPEGLKLNLSGDNTEPVIADVFLVATGRIPNVEGLGLENAGVELVPSSIEGPGYSTMNAIAVNEYSQTSQENIFAVGDVTDRINLTPVAIGEGRAFADSEYGNNRRVFSHEDVATAVFSTPEAATVGLTEAEARQKFGDDAVTVYRARFRPLFHSLTDAEERTMMKLIVDANTDKVLGAHMVGENSAEIIQGVAIAVKMGATKKDFDATVGIHPTAAEEFVTMR; this is translated from the coding sequence ATGACATACGATTACGACCTGTTTGTCATTGGTGCTGGTTCTGGAGGTTTAGCGGCTTCCAAACGTGCTGCCAGCTATGGAGCAAAAGTAGCGATCGCCGAGCAAGATTTAGTTGGCGGTACTTGTGTCATCCGTGGCTGTATTCCCAAAAAACTCATGGTTTATAGCTCCCACTTTCCCGCGTTATTTCACGACGCCGCAGGCTACGGTTGGAAAGTAGGTGAAGCCGAGTTAGATTGGGAATATTTAATTACAGCTATAGATAAGGAAGTTAGAAGACTCTCGCACCTGCATATTACCTACTTAGAAAAAGCAGGAGTAGAACTGATTCCCAGTCGCGCAACTTTGGTGGATCCGCACACTGTAGAAGTTGATGGACGCAAAGTTACAGCAGATAAAATTTTAATTGCTGTTGGGGGGCGTCCCGTAAAACCAGAGTTACCGGGGATGGAATACGGTATTACCTCCAACGAAATGTTTCACCTCAAAGAAAAACCAAAACACATCGCTGTAATTGGTGCTGGTTATATTGGTACTGAATTTACCTGTATTATGCGTGGTTTGGGATGTGAAGTTACCCAAATTATCCGTAAAGAACTGATACTAAAGGGTTTTGATGAAGATATTCGCACCAACATCCAAGAAGGAATGACTAACCACGGAATTAAAATTATTCAAAATACAGTGGTGGAAACAGTTGAAAAAGTGCCAGAAGGACTGAAGCTAAATTTATCTGGAGATAATACAGAACCAGTCATCGCTGATGTATTTTTGGTAGCAACAGGCCGCATTCCCAATGTCGAGGGATTAGGCTTGGAAAATGCAGGAGTTGAACTAGTACCCAGTTCTATCGAAGGGCCAGGGTACAGTACGATGAATGCGATCGCTGTCAACGAATATAGCCAAACTTCTCAGGAAAATATCTTTGCTGTTGGCGATGTTACAGACAGGATAAATTTAACTCCGGTTGCAATCGGTGAGGGACGTGCTTTTGCAGATAGTGAATACGGTAATAACCGTCGTGTATTTAGTCACGAAGATGTGGCAACCGCCGTATTCTCCACACCTGAAGCTGCTACAGTCGGTTTGACGGAAGCCGAAGCACGTCAAAAATTCGGAGATGATGCAGTAACAGTATATCGCGCTCGCTTTCGACCGTTGTTTCATAGCTTGACTGACGCTGAAGAAAGAACAATGATGAAGTTGATAGTCGATGCCAACACCGACAAAGTACTGGGCGCTCACATGGTAGGAGAAAATTCAGCTGAGATCATTCAAGGTGTCGCGATCGCTGTGAAAATGGGTGCAACTAAAAAGGATTTTGACGCGACTGTCGGTATTCACCCCACAGCAGCAGAAGAATTTGTCACAATGCGTTGA
- the gorA gene encoding glutathione-disulfide reductase — protein MTFDYDLFVIGAGPAGLAAAKKAASFGVRVAIAEQEALGGTCVNRGCVPKKFIVHAADFAFQNQMAHGYGWSECQRNFDWTRFIHSVHQQIESINYSYFEQVQKAEIDLIRGHATFIDAHTINIDDRKFTVDKILIAVGARPMQSPIPGIEYSITSREMFNLPYLPERLAIIGGGYIGIEFASMMNAFGCQVTVVETDEMILSGFDDDIRSGIQQSLKNRGIEFFTNCSAEEIKHGGEEGLLLTIAGNNPITIAADTILVATGRIPNTKNLGLENAGVTVGNKGEIQVDEDHRTTQENIFAVGDCTNRLQLTPVAKAEGVNFANIVFGKKPQKLNYDFVPSAVFTRPQAASVGMTEAKAREKFGKSVKIYRDRFQPLLFKLGNQDEQAMLKLVVEGESEQILGAHMVGENAADIIQCLAVAICKGITKPDLDDTIGIHPTTAEEFLTLN, from the coding sequence ATGACATTTGATTATGACTTATTTGTAATAGGTGCTGGCCCAGCTGGACTAGCAGCAGCAAAAAAAGCAGCCTCTTTTGGCGTGCGTGTTGCCATTGCCGAACAAGAAGCCCTCGGTGGTACTTGTGTAAATCGCGGTTGTGTTCCAAAAAAGTTTATAGTACACGCCGCAGACTTCGCTTTTCAAAATCAGATGGCACACGGTTACGGTTGGAGTGAATGTCAAAGAAACTTCGACTGGACGCGTTTTATTCATTCAGTACACCAACAGATAGAAAGTATTAATTACTCATATTTTGAGCAGGTGCAAAAAGCCGAAATTGATTTAATTCGCGGTCATGCTACTTTCATTGATGCTCATACCATAAATATTGATGATCGCAAATTTACAGTTGACAAAATTTTAATTGCTGTTGGCGCACGTCCAATGCAATCGCCTATCCCTGGAATCGAATACAGCATTACTTCCCGCGAAATGTTTAACCTACCGTATTTACCAGAACGGTTGGCAATTATTGGCGGTGGCTACATAGGTATAGAATTTGCCAGTATGATGAACGCTTTTGGTTGCCAAGTTACGGTTGTTGAAACAGATGAGATGATTCTATCGGGTTTTGATGATGATATTCGCTCTGGCATTCAACAGAGTCTCAAAAACCGGGGTATTGAGTTTTTCACCAACTGTAGTGCTGAAGAAATTAAACATGGTGGTGAGGAAGGCTTGTTGTTAACCATCGCTGGCAATAACCCAATCACAATAGCAGCAGATACTATCTTAGTTGCCACAGGTCGTATTCCGAATACTAAAAATCTTGGCTTGGAAAATGCTGGAGTAACAGTTGGCAACAAAGGTGAAATCCAAGTTGATGAAGATCATCGTACTACCCAGGAAAATATTTTTGCTGTTGGTGATTGTACCAACCGTTTGCAATTAACCCCTGTTGCCAAAGCAGAAGGCGTTAATTTTGCCAATATAGTTTTTGGCAAAAAGCCACAAAAACTCAATTACGATTTTGTGCCTTCTGCCGTTTTTACCCGTCCGCAAGCAGCAAGTGTGGGAATGACTGAAGCCAAAGCACGGGAAAAATTTGGTAAATCTGTAAAAATCTACCGCGATCGCTTTCAACCTTTATTGTTTAAGTTGGGCAACCAAGATGAGCAAGCAATGCTCAAATTAGTTGTAGAGGGTGAATCAGAGCAGATATTAGGCGCTCACATGGTTGGTGAAAATGCCGCAGATATCATCCAATGCCTCGCTGTCGCAATTTGCAAAGGTATTACCAAGCCAGACCTAGATGATACAATTGGCATCCACCCAACTACAGCAGAGGAATTCCTAACGTTAAATTAA
- a CDS encoding quinone-dependent dihydroorotate dehydrogenase, whose protein sequence is MDIYQVAIRPILFNLLNADPEWLHSSTIRSLQWLANNHHHPPASLVNKRLQQSLCKRDRRLEQTLFGLNFSNPVGLAAGFDKDGVATKIWPSFGFGFAEVGTVTFHAQPGNPRPRLFRLPLDLAALNRMGFNNSGAAAMAARLAECNQHQSSSIPIGINLGKSKVTPLEEAKNDYLNSFRLLKELGDYFVVNVSSPNTPGLRSLQDAAMLSSILEALQQDNHAQKPIFVKIAPDLEWEAIADIISLVETYNLTGIIATNTTIRRDGLKTQMITQTGKSPQAEAGGISGAPLRDRSTEIIRFIGQQTQGKMPIIGVGGIFTPEDAWEKITAGACLIQVYTGWIYSGPMIVRRILEGLLAKLEKTGLNSISEAVALEVKSKD, encoded by the coding sequence ATGGATATCTATCAAGTTGCGATTCGTCCCATTTTATTTAACCTCCTCAATGCAGATCCAGAGTGGCTACACTCCTCAACGATTAGGAGTTTACAGTGGCTGGCAAATAATCATCATCACCCACCTGCTAGCTTGGTAAACAAACGCTTGCAGCAATCGTTGTGTAAGCGCGATCGCCGTCTGGAACAAACACTATTTGGGTTAAATTTTTCTAATCCAGTTGGCTTGGCTGCTGGATTTGACAAGGATGGCGTTGCCACTAAAATTTGGCCAAGTTTTGGTTTTGGCTTTGCAGAAGTGGGAACTGTAACCTTTCATGCCCAGCCTGGCAATCCCCGTCCCCGCTTATTTCGCTTGCCCTTAGATCTAGCTGCTCTCAATCGCATGGGCTTTAATAATAGCGGTGCAGCAGCAATGGCAGCACGTTTAGCAGAGTGCAACCAGCACCAATCCTCTTCAATACCTATAGGTATAAACCTGGGCAAATCTAAGGTAACACCCTTAGAAGAAGCGAAAAATGATTATCTCAATAGCTTTCGCTTGTTGAAGGAATTGGGAGATTACTTTGTTGTGAACGTTTCTTCTCCCAACACACCAGGATTACGATCGCTCCAAGATGCAGCCATGCTCAGTTCTATCTTGGAGGCATTACAACAAGATAATCATGCACAAAAGCCAATATTTGTCAAGATTGCACCTGACTTGGAATGGGAAGCGATCGCTGACATTATTTCCCTAGTCGAAACCTACAACTTAACAGGGATAATCGCCACCAATACCACCATTCGCCGTGATGGTTTGAAAACACAGATGATTACTCAAACAGGCAAATCTCCCCAAGCAGAAGCGGGTGGAATTAGTGGTGCGCCGTTACGCGATCGCTCCACGGAGATTATTCGATTTATTGGGCAGCAAACTCAAGGTAAAATGCCGATCATCGGCGTTGGTGGTATTTTTACCCCAGAAGACGCTTGGGAGAAAATAACTGCTGGTGCTTGCCTCATCCAAGTCTACACAGGCTGGATTTACTCTGGCCCAATGATAGTACGCCGTATTCTCGAAGGCTTGCTTGCAAAGTTAGAAAAAACTGGATTAAATTCCATCTCCGAAGCCGTGGCACTAGAAGTAAAAAGTAAAGATTAG
- a CDS encoding GAF domain-containing protein, protein MRQPYNFTAADEQILSLGRVFQTLREEDNFDALIATTLSYLQEQFEYNLIWIALYDRLNHVLFGKGGITPSSDISYLKQRVVLNPGDLLEQVVIEQHPLGVPDLRAEIRAEGWQQLAQKFNIQGTIIAPISYKNRCLGLVLLGSQRWGYLLSGVTRAKLMMVLGELAAVLYEMEMDLQHKQTKRFDELLLPLLESLRTLNNLEQRLEALVEATHQFVLPARTRIYWFDREERYFWRRISNKNVNRGFLSKAQEAVTKITVNDLSDFYFALSLNEIVWIGEGRSSLQSNFTLKLLQRLQVRSLLAAPIICQKDLLGFLAVEATEPRIWTEADKNFIKGTAGLISLLAPLEETESTIQKIQDHAHITGHIAQGIYSDYQVQEILDNCATKILQQLSATRFLLLQYDPQQNNYQIFYQSHLHSHRLPISTLDALKDVDWQLLLRSTQGVAIENLEEDLRFFNWHPSLIKNGVQSLVISNCAPNSPPHALLAIATETHRSWTSLEKELVQIVAQQLGVILRQRQLYQRTEQQQKILHSFQRCLRILEDSQSAKNQPLQHLEQTALEQIASILNCSLAVLIAWQSGDNVAKIIPGVIANSHFEILTDIPLPLQTEALIQWALATDGILALTVDDLPATTRKWFNGAGIGQILVMALRTTPDHHPTGVVVTADHLERQWSEDCLRVTETLVYQMAWSRRWLQISQMLQSRTEELSLLNWYKHRRLEDLQRTVTQLLTQMQDLGIPDHEMTQMRYQQLLWQLDKTNASMKALLKLEVWQLQMSWETIPIASLLKRSLERVDNLLKQQKLWVGVHGLGQQQTQESEPNHSLLPQSSLAIAGDIVKIELVLHELLIAACQRSTDGGRIDIWCRRSDEHLLEVSITDNGFIEPQLLTELVQDTSKDVLASSRFEQPLTLHLQICQKLMHQLGGELHIYQLPDGRAVSRLLLPLANSINPL, encoded by the coding sequence ATGAGGCAGCCATATAATTTCACAGCCGCCGACGAACAAATACTTTCGCTTGGACGCGTTTTTCAAACTCTCAGGGAAGAGGATAATTTTGATGCTCTGATCGCAACAACACTTTCTTATCTGCAAGAACAGTTTGAATACAACCTGATTTGGATTGCTCTTTACGATCGCCTAAATCACGTGTTGTTTGGCAAAGGAGGAATTACTCCTAGTAGTGACATCAGTTACTTAAAACAACGAGTGGTTCTCAATCCTGGGGATTTATTAGAACAAGTAGTGATTGAACAGCATCCTTTAGGTGTACCAGATTTGCGAGCAGAAATTCGGGCTGAGGGATGGCAACAATTAGCACAAAAATTTAATATCCAAGGAACAATTATCGCGCCAATTTCTTACAAGAATCGCTGCTTAGGTTTGGTGCTACTTGGTTCCCAGCGTTGGGGCTACTTACTCAGTGGCGTAACTAGAGCCAAATTGATGATGGTTTTGGGCGAATTGGCAGCAGTGCTGTATGAAATGGAGATGGATTTGCAGCACAAGCAAACCAAGCGCTTTGACGAACTATTATTACCATTGTTAGAAAGTCTGCGAACCCTTAATAATTTGGAGCAAAGGTTAGAAGCATTAGTAGAGGCAACTCATCAATTTGTTCTGCCTGCCCGAACCAGGATTTATTGGTTTGACAGGGAAGAACGCTACTTTTGGCGACGGATTAGTAACAAAAATGTCAATCGCGGTTTTCTCTCCAAGGCTCAAGAAGCGGTAACTAAAATTACCGTAAATGATTTAAGTGACTTTTATTTTGCTTTATCGCTAAATGAAATTGTCTGGATTGGAGAAGGACGCAGTTCGCTACAAAGTAATTTCACACTAAAGTTGCTGCAAAGACTGCAAGTGCGTAGTCTTTTAGCTGCTCCGATTATTTGTCAAAAGGATTTGCTGGGCTTTTTAGCGGTGGAAGCCACTGAGCCGCGAATTTGGACAGAGGCAGATAAAAATTTCATTAAGGGTACTGCGGGATTAATTTCCCTACTTGCCCCTTTAGAGGAAACGGAAAGTACCATCCAAAAAATTCAAGATCATGCCCACATAACAGGTCATATTGCCCAAGGAATCTATAGTGATTATCAGGTTCAAGAAATTTTAGATAACTGTGCAACAAAAATTTTGCAACAACTCTCGGCAACTAGGTTTTTGCTATTGCAATACGATCCTCAACAGAATAATTATCAAATTTTTTACCAAAGCCATTTGCATAGTCATCGTCTACCAATATCTACTCTCGATGCTCTCAAAGACGTAGATTGGCAGTTGCTGTTACGTTCTACTCAAGGAGTGGCAATTGAAAATCTAGAAGAAGATTTGCGGTTTTTTAATTGGCATCCTTCCTTAATCAAAAATGGTGTGCAATCGCTGGTGATTAGTAATTGCGCTCCCAACTCTCCACCCCATGCACTATTGGCAATTGCAACCGAAACCCACCGCAGTTGGACATCTTTAGAAAAGGAATTAGTACAGATTGTTGCTCAACAACTTGGTGTAATTCTGCGCCAAAGGCAACTATACCAACGCACGGAACAACAGCAAAAAATTTTACACAGCTTTCAGCGATGTCTTCGGATTCTGGAAGATTCCCAAAGTGCTAAAAATCAACCTTTACAGCATCTGGAACAGACTGCCTTAGAGCAAATAGCATCTATTCTCAATTGTTCTCTCGCAGTACTAATAGCTTGGCAATCAGGAGATAATGTTGCAAAAATTATACCCGGAGTGATAGCCAATTCTCATTTTGAAATTTTGACCGATATACCTTTGCCATTACAAACAGAAGCTTTGATTCAGTGGGCGCTAGCTACAGATGGAATTTTGGCTCTAACAGTAGATGATTTACCGGCGACAACAAGGAAATGGTTTAACGGTGCTGGCATTGGTCAAATTTTGGTGATGGCGTTGCGTACTACTCCCGATCATCATCCTACAGGTGTAGTGGTCACCGCCGATCATCTAGAACGTCAATGGTCAGAAGATTGCTTGCGTGTCACAGAAACTTTAGTTTACCAAATGGCTTGGTCGCGGCGATGGTTGCAAATCTCTCAGATGCTTCAGTCTAGAACAGAAGAACTCAGCTTACTGAATTGGTACAAGCATCGTCGTTTAGAAGATTTGCAAAGAACGGTGACGCAGCTACTGACTCAAATGCAGGATTTGGGCATTCCCGATCATGAAATGACTCAGATGCGCTACCAACAATTGCTATGGCAGCTAGATAAAACCAACGCTTCTATGAAAGCGCTATTAAAACTTGAAGTGTGGCAGTTGCAAATGAGTTGGGAAACTATACCCATTGCAAGTTTACTCAAGCGATCGCTCGAACGAGTAGACAATTTACTCAAACAACAAAAGCTATGGGTTGGAGTGCATGGTTTAGGACAACAGCAAACTCAAGAATCAGAACCAAACCATTCTCTGTTGCCTCAATCTTCGTTAGCGATCGCAGGTGATATTGTCAAAATTGAATTGGTTCTCCATGAATTGCTAATAGCTGCCTGTCAACGTTCTACTGATGGCGGAAGAATTGATATTTGGTGTCGCCGTTCAGATGAACACTTATTAGAAGTTTCCATTACAGACAATGGCTTTATTGAACCGCAGTTACTCACAGAGCTAGTTCAAGATACATCCAAAGATGTGCTGGCTTCTTCTCGCTTCGAGCAACCACTGACTTTACACTTGCAGATCTGTCAAAAACTTATGCACCAACTCGGAGGAGAATTACATATTTATCAATTACCAGATGGTCGAGCGGTTAGTCGCTTGCTGTTACCGTTAGCTAATAGTATCAATCCACTTTGA
- a CDS encoding DUF2256 domain-containing protein: MGRARSKSDLPTKICPVCQRPFTWRKKWADCWDEVKYCSERCRRRRSSTTTNETTES; the protein is encoded by the coding sequence ATGGGACGTGCTCGTTCTAAATCTGACCTGCCCACAAAAATTTGTCCGGTATGTCAACGTCCGTTCACTTGGCGTAAGAAATGGGCAGATTGCTGGGACGAAGTGAAATATTGTTCAGAACGCTGTCGTCGTCGCCGTTCTTCTACAACTACAAACGAAACTACTGAATCGTAA
- a CDS encoding isoaspartyl peptidase/L-asparaginase, giving the protein MKSQVQPKLIIHGGAGSSLHGKGGVEAVRKSLYKVVEEVYSLLCSGATATEAVVLGCQMLEDNPCFNAGTGSVLQSDGQIRMSASLMDGTTQSFSGVINISRVKNPIELAQALQSSPDRVLSDYGAAELARELQIPSYNALTDLRLQEWIQERQENFQRAMAGVVAEPELVESSNARRGTIGVVALDTHGNLAVGTSTGGKGFERIGRVSDSAMPAGNYATQYAAVSCTGIGEDIIDECLAPRIVVRVTDGMSLKEAMQRSFTEASQHQRDFGAIALDASGTIAWGKTSQVLLAAFHDGEKFGDTLEIPEGTEVGCIENMELGVRG; this is encoded by the coding sequence ATGAAATCGCAGGTGCAACCAAAATTAATTATTCACGGGGGGGCTGGTAGTTCTCTGCACGGAAAAGGTGGAGTAGAGGCTGTGCGTAAGTCGCTCTACAAAGTTGTGGAAGAGGTTTATTCTCTTCTGTGTTCGGGAGCAACTGCCACAGAAGCGGTTGTACTAGGGTGTCAAATGTTGGAAGATAACCCTTGCTTTAATGCAGGTACTGGCTCTGTGTTGCAATCAGACGGTCAAATCCGCATGAGTGCCTCTCTGATGGATGGTACAACCCAAAGCTTTAGCGGTGTAATCAATATTTCGAGAGTAAAAAATCCAATCGAACTGGCACAAGCCTTACAAAGCTCTCCTGATCGAGTTTTGTCCGATTACGGTGCGGCAGAATTGGCACGAGAACTACAAATTCCCAGCTATAACGCTTTAACTGATTTACGGTTGCAAGAGTGGATTCAAGAACGCCAGGAAAACTTTCAGAGGGCAATGGCTGGTGTAGTAGCAGAACCAGAATTAGTAGAAAGCAGTAATGCCCGACGTGGCACGATAGGTGTCGTAGCTTTAGATACCCACGGTAACTTAGCTGTTGGTACTTCCACGGGTGGTAAAGGATTTGAGCGAATTGGACGTGTTAGCGATTCGGCAATGCCAGCTGGTAATTATGCTACTCAGTATGCAGCAGTTAGCTGTACTGGTATTGGCGAAGATATTATCGATGAGTGTTTAGCACCACGGATTGTGGTGCGTGTTACTGATGGTATGTCACTCAAGGAAGCAATGCAGCGTTCTTTTACAGAGGCATCCCAGCATCAGCGTGATTTTGGAGCGATCGCCCTGGATGCTAGTGGAACGATCGCTTGGGGTAAAACCAGTCAAGTTTTACTGGCTGCCTTTCACGACGGTGAAAAATTTGGCGACACTTTAGAAATTCCGGAAGGAACAGAAGTGGGCTGCATTGAAAACATGGAGCTAGGGGTTAGGGGCTAA